TACGCCGCCGAGGACGCAGCTCGATCCGACCATCTTCTTCGCGCTGCTACGCGGAACGCTCGCCGATCCGCTGGGAACTTTCTTTGATCAGTGCTACGAGTTCGACGAGTACTGGGGGTCCGACTCTTGATGATACTCGCGATGATGGGACGGGAAATTGGACGGTGGGATATTTCTGAACGTCGGATCCCTTCGTTTGTTGATCGCTGGAGATGGAGATTCAGGAGGGGTGCACTGAGATTCGTGTTTGATCGAACCCAGAGCGAATCGATAGTCTTGGGGCAGGAATTCTAGAGAGCTGAGAGGTGTTCCCTGGGTGTTTTGTTATCGTTGGGCTCTGTTATCTGTAACTGTCGGCGAATAGCGCGTCGGTGTCGCAGAGATGGGAATGGATAGTAGATGAACTCCCTTTCACTTGGAACAGATATTTTGTACGCGTTTTTCATTCCGTTGTAGATTGACGCGAGTAACTAAATTAGAATCGTCGCTCCGCTCTGGTACACTGGGTTTATCGAGTTATCCGCTTAATACGCACGTGTCAGATCGGAAAACCGTTGCCCGAGAATATCGCGTTCACGGTCCGGAGTGATCACTCTCGGATGCATGCATACTACCGCAGGACTCAGGATTTCAAGAGTGCAGCGCCTTCAGCTTCCCAGGATTATCCGGGATTACCGGGAACGTTCGTCTCTGAATCGCGAACTAAACGATACATCGCGTTATTTCGATCGGAGGCGCTTACCGCGGCGAGTCTCGCGGTCAATGATTATGCGATTGGCCCTTCGCTTCGCGGCAGTAACCCTGGAGATCGATCTCGCATTGAAAATCGGTGTATTCCCTGTAACTGGACCATTCACTCGTCGAATCGATGGGCCACGAAATCAAGAGTGAATAAAATTCCATCGAAAACATCGGTAAATCGTCTCACTAAGGGAACACTCGGAAATTTCAGTTTTAGGGAACAAGTAACTAGTCTTTCAGACATTCGCACTCGAAAATCACGCTCTTTTCATGATCATTCTTCTAGTGGGAAACTTTTCCTTAACCGTTTCCCCTTTTATGGCCCTCTGCTTACGCTCATTTTCGCATTCACGcgaaaaatattgtctttaATCCAGACAATTCCTCGAAGCTTCCGCAATCCTTATTAGGAGCATCGCGATATTAGACTACTGATTACACCGTATTAGAGCGTTTGAAATATTGCGACGAAACGGTGCAAAGTagaattgacactagaactaccaaatagtCGAAACTCCAGCATTGTTAGTATCGAggtttctattgatttacaattcaatttgcctattgctgaatgaatttctgtagtaatttctcagagaatgaTCTGTCGCGTTTCCAACTACTCGTACGGTGTATTCTGCATATCACATGTATCACTGTGTAACTGAGTACATATATTGTTGTATTGGAGCAAGAAAATCGTCTTGATGAATTATGCTATTTATTAGGCATATAACCATAAATGAATATAGTAATTGATAGTAAACAAAGAGAAActgatgaaattgattttacattatCATTCTGTTTACACCAGCGCGCGTTAAAGGTTAAAGAAGCAATCAGCAATGGGTCATGTTTATctctctggtagttccagttttaactccttgccgtacaatgacgagcgaaactcgcgatgaagattgctagactaatttaacaagaatcaatgttcattACCCACAGATCAAAGTGAAAGACTATTTGCTACTATCACTATAatatcttcgaatgaaatttctacttgaagtagaatggacaattttcttgcattgctagattaatttaacaaaactgtatGTCGTTCATTACGGATCAAAGCGAAAGATTATTTCTTACTATCACTCTATtatcttcgaataaaatttctacttgaagtagaatggacaattttcttGCATTGCTAGACTAATTCACATTTGACAAAAATCAATGTCGTTCCTCACCCACgattcaaagcaaacaactatttacCTATTACTAATTCATTATCTTCAAACAGAGTCCCCACTCGAAGTAGAATATACAATTTCATCGGCCACGATTCAAAGCAAACAACAATTTACCTATCACTAATTCATTATCTTCAAACAGAATCTCCACTCGAAGTAGAATATACAATTTCCTTCCATTTCTTCGAAACTGTCGACAATATATTACACGTTCAGCATCGAAAGTAAACAGCACGCCAAGGGGTGGAATGAGTTCGCGTGATATTTACATTCGATTCGAAGAGGGGACGTTCCTCGAGCCCCTCCGTAATTTCCCGACGCCTAATTGCCCGGCCATATTTCGCCGGGGACGCTCGCGTTCCCGATCGTGTCCGCGCGCGAAAATATCGCCGACTCGGAAACGTCGGAAATATATCGGAGGGATTCCGGGTGGGCGAAACGGAGGGGTGGAAACGGAGGGAGGAGATCCTGATGGAGAGACGCGGGTCCCGGGCTGTTGCGGTTCGTTGCCGCGGTTTGATCGAAAGGGTATTTCCTCGGCATACAGGAGAAAAGTTCTTCCGGGAAGATAAACTGTTCCGCCCTCCTCGCCCCGAGCTCACCCCCCGGCCGGGAAACTTGCCGGGGAACTTCCGCGGAAGATTCACAAAAGATTTTTTTCCACCCCACCCTCGATACTCGGGTGTAATTCAAAGAAGGGCAGCGAAGTTTCGCGACGGGCCGAAAGATTCGAAGGGAGAAATTAATCATCGTCGCTCGCGCGAGAAATCGCGACGCTCGCGGGTTGAACGGCCGACGATTTTACGGGAGATAAGCTGTGTCCCCGACGATCGAGACGATTCGAGACGATTCGAGATCGGTATATTTCTGGGAATAAACGTAACAGGGAACGAGATGTTCGAGTTGTTTGGTGTTCATTCGTATTGATTACCGTGATTAGCTactagtttaaccctttgcacttcgagcAGTTTTTAATGTAACCTTTCAGTAACTCCGAatcagttttaaccctttgcactcgagaggcgccttccagtcgccattagatttgacccaagaacattgtaaaattgaaaattcaatattaacacgttgaacgccgcgcgacttcatagagcaaaatacacaaaatggagaaaatacaatattaaatcatttgactgaattagattattatcattgcacgatCATCAAACTCAATGTCACCggaatgggtagcattatttataatatagaaatgtttgcgaataatcatcgtttaattgagtgaattatagtaattcgatttgctttggggtccaccggtgacccccatggcattcaacgcgttaaattttatataatgtacgaacacatggaacatcgaaataaaatagttctgtcacttaacttatgcaaggtattcctttatgttagttgcaaaaaatatcattgacatttcatcggaaaataatgaatatttactgaGAAAAAtaatctcgagtgcaaagggttaacactagaactaccgtaacagtcctgatgactggttccgatttatttagcaattatcgatatcttcgaagcatcgaatattcgaaatgattttgaagatagtttcactagagtactagaATGAATCtctttcagcaactccgaatcagttTTGATATGAACTATCATCTACGAGCGTGCCTCTAAAAGATTCAAGACCCTGCTGTCTCACTAAAAAAGCGCGTACACATTTTAAAGTTACTAAAAATGAAGTTATAAACTGATCTCACAACGTCGCCGCAGTGGCAACAGAGCGCAAAGGGTCAACCAAATTGGCATGTCACACGAGAAGCTTACGCTATTTATAACCAGCAAATACCCGGTTTCCGGTAGAGTCGTTTCGCGCGTCGAACCCATCGGCCGCGAGTTCGTCACTCATTTCCAATTAGACACGGGAACAAAGAATTCGATAGCGAAGTGGCGCCGCCGAAGGGACGGGGAACTCGGAGAAATTGATTCCTCGCCGCGGAAGCATCGATATCGTCCCGGTGCGCTCCGGTAACCCTTGCCCGCCGGGTCGCGGACGTATCGCCGATACGTCGATAATTAAAAATCGGTCCGTCGGCTCCGGCCGGAGAATAATTAGCCGGCGCGAACCGTCTGTGACTCGGCACCGAATCGAGAAGTAGGTCGAACCCTCGCGCGGCGCTACGAATTAGAGGGTGGTTGACTTTCTCCCACTATCTCTCCGTTCCTCTGTTCCACCCCCGTCGTCTCCCCCGCGCTCCCCTCTCGCTCTGTCGCGCGTCGGCCGCGCTCTCTCGGCGTGCCGCATCGTTTCTGTCGGCGGATCGATCCCGGAATTATTAGGTAATTACCGCGGTGCGCCGGGAATAATTTCAGAATCGATTAGAGGGCGGCAGGAGGGGGCTGCCGGGAGGAACTTTACCGGGTGGAATTAAGTGCCGACTCGTTTAACGTCGGATCACTCGCCTCCAACCCCGATTCGCCTTCCCGCTAACGCTCGACGCTCGCGGGACGTTCTTAAATCTTCGAGGAACTTTGCACGCGCGTGCACCGCTAGGATCGGCGGAAGTTCCGCGGAGGAGGGGGAGGGCGGAGAACGTTCGGGGAACGTCCTGCTGAAAATTGGACTGGGTGAACGCGTCGCGAAAGGagctaattttatttattccgacTTTACGTCGCGTTACGCTGACAGGGACAAGGGAGGAGGAATTTCGATTTGGAGGGGTTGGTTCGGATGTGGACTGTGTTCTTCGTTGAGGAACGTCGTGTTAACTAAACGAACGATGATTCTAGGAAAATGATAacatagaaacttcgagggtggagccaattcccttctccaacgtcgcctcgattttcttggcaggggaaaaattgtgaatttctaattcggaATGTTTttcccgagccgcgctgaccgtgcggccgaggAAGCCtcaacgggacatggctggcagtgTTTacggtagggtagcctattcagctacgcacgtgtaaaaagtgttaaatatcttcgccgacttacagattttagtagaaattatagtatcttatttaaatattaaaaaagttataGTATCTTATTTATCTTATTACAAACATCTGTAagtggtcaatgctatttcctaccaacgctgcgagccatgTATCGCTACAGTATCAAAGTCCCCGCGTAACGATCATTCCCCATACGACGCATAATGGGTGATCGACGATCAACGAGTTAAGCAAGGCTGTTGAATGTTGCAGTACCGGTGGACGGCTCGCGAGGAGGATGACCCCTCGCCACGAGTGCAGCTCGCAGGCCTGCCTCTCTTAACGTCCCCGCGAAGCGGCGAGGAGGACACCGATCCCGGCGAACTCGGCGAGCGAGGGAGGCGGAGAGTAGGAGGCGGCCGAGGATCGACGAGCCGGCTGGAGGCgcgataaaaataaagaaaatgggGGTGCCGGATGTGGAGCAGGCTAAGAGACGGCTCCAGGATATTCTGAGGAAAGCGCAGAAGCTCGAGATACCGGCGCAAGAAGTGATCTCGACGCGGACCGCCCAGAAGCTTCTTGCCAAGACGAGGAACGTCCTGGCGTGGACGATGTGGATCACCCTTTTTGTCGTGCTGCTCACCAGCGTGGTCTACGCGCACTGGGAAACAAGGCAGGAAGTCGAGACCATTAGGACTGTCCTCAGGCGAACGGTGAGTCGTCGGCCAGTAATCCTCGCGATTTATCGCGTCGACCTCGCGCTGCTGAATTTTTAGTCGGAGAACTAATGGTAGAGTCAGAGATTCGAGGATAATTAGAGATTGACCTCGACGCGGTTCGTACTTTAACTATGTCGATCGAAGCTGGGTTTGATTCAAATTTTAAAGTGAACTTCGGCCTCGAAAGATTCTCTCGCCTAGTCTATCGTACTGGTGAGACACCTTCCGGTTCACCTTTTTATTTCTGAAGTCAGAAACCACGCGACCATTCATTAACAGCAGTGCCATACATTCCGACTCGACGTTTCTTTCGGAACGACCAATTTCAAATGTAGCTTTTGCATTCTACGTTCACCCTTCTACGAATGAAGTTCATCGTTTTATTTAAGGAATCGACTAGCAATTAGTAGGAAATCAACGATTCTATTACGAAGAGGTGTATCGCGTGTTTAAAAGTAACTATCAATTAACATTTGACGTTTCAAAACGGTTTTTacagtacaaatgaaatcacacattttatgctaGCAGTGAACGGGTTACTACAAGATTTGTCATCGTATAAAAGAATAACGAAAACtgtatagaatgcctaaaattctcacggcagtgaacgcgttaaactCCGCGCCACGCGTCTCATTGTAAACGAAGGCACCAACACCGAAATCTAGATAGTCGACTCGTTCAGTCCATCGAGTCGAATCGCAAACGATTGGCCCACAAAACGAAGTAGCCACTTTACTCCCCCTAAAAGAAGAGAACCGTGGAACGCGTGTTCCCCGCGAATATCGCACGCGAGCGGCACGGATCTTCCGTCGACGGTTTTCGTTACGTCGTTACCATTATCGGGCAATTCGCGGGGAATCGTGAATCCGGACGACGAAGCCCGCGCAACGATCGATCGGCTTTTATTCgtgaaccggcgcggcgcggcgctcgctcgctcgtcggCTCGATGGAAACGGTTAACCGATAACTATTGTTTGCAGCCTTCCATTTACGATCTGAATTTTCCATGCCGCGATTCCACTCGTAAACCAGCCATAACCGTTTCCCTTCTCGTCTAATAAATATCGGCTTGCCCGGGACTTTGCGCTCGTTAGTGTCTCCCAGCGAGGAGACCGCGCGCGCCAGCGCCAGCGCGTTTCctcgaaattttataattggaGAACGAGCTGCGGGACGCCGAGCGGAGTCGTCTACGGTGCCCGGCGAACGCGCGAAACGTCGATGGCTCCGTCGGCCGCGAAATTAAAACGGAGCGGGCGCCGCGCGGATAATAAGCGGATCTGGCGACGGTCCAACGCCGCGAACCACGGAGCCCGCAagctcttttttttttgttcgtgcGTGCAGTATTTTTCTTTCGAAACACTTCGTACGCGGACCGCTTCGAGTTTCGACCCGGCTCGTTTAAGGGCGAGCAATCGAGCTGTACTCGATACGGCAGGGGCAATAGGATTTTTCTAATGGAAACTTTACGTCGAGCGACGCGCGGAATCtgtaattaaccagttaagcgtggaatttagtttgaaatcgcgcaataaaatcgaataatgaagtgtgcactcgttaaatgcaggccagaTGCACTTGAAATACATCCTAACgggaaactaaagcgaaacgaataaGAATTACATGTCCGTCTCAAAAAGTAAATAGTTCATCGTTGAAacagttagcaccattaagagttttaagatggcgtgtatactcgtcaaacacagttaactggttaattcgaGATGACACCAATGCAATGCTGCATTGCGAAACCGGGGAACATTTAATTCTAGAACCGACTGCAGTGACTTATGCCTAAATTTTTCTGGAGATTGAAATAGTATCTAGGTTAGTGGATTAGTTAACGcgatttgttacaatttttataggaattgcatattaatcgtattaaatgcccggtagttctagtgttaaccctttgcactcgaaagtttttcactagaaatattcaatattctgcgaTGAGATgcaggaaagttattttatttcaatattccacatattgacgCATCGTACGaagcttaatgttatatataagactttataattttgaaaatcaaatcaagtggcgactgagagtcacctctcgagtgcaaagggttaataatttctcagagaagcatttacttttttaatcattgcaaagaGACGTCGGAAACGGTCATTTTGctccgtctggtaggtttagaaAGACACTTGAACATCCAATGGACGTCCAGTTGCCTTACTTTCCATCGCAGCTCCGTTGTAAAGAGCCGAAGTCGAGCGATGCCCGTCGAAGTCGCTGACGAACGACGCCGACGGGTTATCCGTCGATGATACGCGCGATATCCATCTGGAACGTCGAACTCCGGGCCAATTCGAgcgcgttttaattaaaatcgggAACGAGCGTCGCCCCGCTCTCCGTCGAAATTCCCGGCGGACCGTAGACGCGCGGGGGACGAAGCCGAGTTCTTTCATAACGCGAGCGTCCGCGAGCGCGACGCCGACGTCGTTCGGACGCCGGCGACACCGGAGATCAAACGACGCTCGCAGCGTCGTTTCCGATAGCTATAACCGACGACGCTGATCAAATATAATTCCAAGCCTCGTTTATATCGGGCGCACTGCTGGGAAGACCGCTCCCGGCTGGCGGAAAAAAGGAGTCGCGGAAATGGCGCGCGATCGGATTCCGCCGGGAGTCCGCGACGGTTTCCGATTTCTAACGTTTCTTTATTAACGCCGGGAGATTGCTGTAACCAGATCCCTTTCCGTCCGTCCCCGGTGTATCGATAATTCTTTCGAATTGGAAACACAATCGCTCGGTATCTCGGGTTCGCGTTGTTCCGATTCCGCGCGCGCTGCGAATGCTTCCTCGAGCGGGGATCGCGTTGCGAGTCTGGCTCCGCGATTAACAGGTTGCCGTATTATTCACTTCCGTTACTAtgttcgtgtaatattttactatcggcgatttgtaagaaatacaatagAATTTTCTATTGTACTTCAAGTGGaggtttcatttgaagatgcGTTCCACTGACTgtgcgccattttgtcggtagctgagattaaccccttggcgtactatttactctcgttactaagctcgtgtaatattttactgtcgACGATTTGTAAGAAACACAAcagaattttccattctacttcaagtggaaatttcatttgaaaatacgTTCCACTGACtgcgcgccattttgtcggtagctgacattaaccccttggcgtactatttactctcgttactaagctcgtgtaatattttactgtcgACGATTTGTAAGAAACAcaacaattttccattctacttcaggtggaaatttcattcgaagataatacattgataatagcaaaatatttgttccttttgatccgtgggtaattaCGGGTAAAACATTCGACTATCGACCATTTGGAAGAAATGAAAGATTGTCCATTGTActttaagtggaaatttcatttgaagatgatacagTGACAGTGGCGAATAGTCTTccgctttgatccgtggacaATGAACGACATTgaattttgttacattaatctagaaatcttcatcacgagtctcactcgtcattctaCGGCAAAGTGTTAAGATAGCTACTATTGGGAGATTTATTTATGGATTAGTTCTCTTTTCTCGAGTTGTACGCTACGGTACAAATTCATTGAAGACGAAACACTATTCGAAAGATCTGTCTCTGACCAGCAGCCATCCAGTCGTCTTCCCGCCACCGAAGGAATCGCGTTGAAAAAACAATCGCCTGGAACGCAGGGTTCTCTGATTGATCGGAAGCGGCGTCACGTTCCAGGCGATCGGCGAGGTTTCACCGGCGCGATCCCATTGGGACGTATTAAATCCCTTCCCCGGCATCTCTATCGCGAGCGTCGCCGCGGATCGATCGCTTAAAAACCAGCGAGCACCGCGGCGCGCGCTCGGCTCGAGGAATTTTCGCCGGGTCCGTTTAATCTGAAAATTATTGCCGGCTCAGCCGTGCGCGCGAGTCGCGACACCTTCCTCGGATTTCCATAGGAAATTAATATACGCGGCTGTATCGCGGCATCGACTGACGGGGCAACTTCAAAGTTCGCGCGCGACTGGAAAGACAAAGTGGAATATTTACGAGGCAATTAACGGGCGAGTCGCGCGCCGGGGAAACACTTCGAATATCTTTGTCGCGGACCGATTGCTGCCTCCGTGGAATTACGCGTCGAATATCGAATGCCGGTATTAATCGAACGAAGACCGCCGAGGAGCCTCCCGCAAGATCCGCGCGGAGTCTCGGTAACTGCCGGCGGAAATTCGGGAAACTGGAGCGAGCCTCGGACCGGGTCAGGAATTACCGTCGGACGAGCGTCATTCGTAAATTCGGGAGGAGCCGACTCGCGGACGCTAATCGCGTTAGCTCGGTTCATTTGGATCGCGCTCGCCAATCAACTCGAAACCTCTTTGCGAAAGTCGCTCGGCCTCGTCTTCGTTTCGCCGCGCTTTGACGGGCTAATTCGCTGCACGCTGTCGCCGCGCTCTTTTGTTCGATTTTCCGCTTTTTCGCAGTTGAACCTCGCCAGTTTCGTCGAGCTCGTGTACAATGTTGCGAGAACGATCGTCTATCGAGGGATTAATTACGATCGGGATCGAGGATCGAGCGTGTTCTCCCCGAGAGGAACGCCGGTTCGATCGGCTCCCGCGATTTACAAGCGTCGCCGGCGAATATTTATTCGACGCGGAAGGGAAACGCCGCGCCGAGGGCGACGTGTCCCGCGGCTGATATCCCCGAACAGAATTTATGTTTGTAACCGGAGAGCAATAACGTTACGCGCGCCGTTCTCCGCGGGAATAATCTTCTTGTCTTGGAATTCCATCCGCTCCTCGCGTCTTTCGCTTTTGAACCGCGCGTTTCCGCTTCACGAGCCCGCGTTTCGCCGGCACCGTCTTCGTTTTGTTGCGCTGTAAAACTTGCCGGTGGCTGGTCTCACGAGAAGTCGCTCACTCGACCGCTTTTGTTTCTAATTTCGGAATCTCGAGCGATTCCGCGCGCGATTGAGTTTGTTGGGCGATTCGCTTTTACCGTTGAGACTCGAGAGAAAGTACTGTGACGTCGGAAGAGTGTTTTTGAATGTTTGCGATGAgttctatatttattaaccctttgcactagaaagtttttcactggaaatgttcaatattctccgatgagatacagatgttctttgaaactaattaatgaggaaacgtatataaattaagaaggagagttattttatttcaatattccacgtattgatgAATCATGCAaagcttgatattatatataagactttataattttgcaaatcaaatcgagtggtgacagagtcaaAGGGTTAGGACTAGATTCGTGGAACACTTTGATTGAACAGATTTCAGTTTTTTCAAATATCTAGTGAACGTTAAGATTTAGATTAATACATTgtatactggtaacgagaaatctctttatataaagacacttagctatgcaacttcgttaattaccacagcattggaaaaatacaaaaatttcattcgaattgattctctatttaaaatgtattacataacaatatatctgagtttctctatgtacagtgatataagttgacgtCACTGAAAATTGCTATCCATTCAGTATTCCG
This portion of the Nomia melanderi isolate GNS246 chromosome 11, iyNomMela1, whole genome shotgun sequence genome encodes:
- the LOC116432087 gene encoding uncharacterized protein LOC116432087, which translates into the protein MGVPDVEQAKRRLQDILRKAQKLEIPAQEVISTRTAQKLLAKTRNVLAWTMWITLFVVLLTSVVYAHWETRQEVETIRTVLRRTCPGAAPGEFSERAAALLQSSSTQDDC